The Listeria sp. PSOL-1 genome includes a region encoding these proteins:
- a CDS encoding SDR family oxidoreductase, with amino-acid sequence MSKKFYSGDFEKQPQEYPGIQSKMSPVPDTGEETYQGSNKLTGKKALITGGDSGIGRAAAIAYAKEGADVAINYHPEEESDAQDVKAAIEKIGQKIVLLPGDLREATFAQEMVKEAASQLGGLDVLVLNAGIQQYQYDIQKLDSKQLRDTFEVNVFSQVHAIQEALNYLKEGSSIILTSSIQGVKPSAHLVDYAMTKSCNISLTKSLAAQLGSHGIRVNAVAPGPIWTPLQISGGQPQESIPKFGQNQPLQRAGQPAELASAYVLLASDESSYTTGQVYGVTGGAPIN; translated from the coding sequence ATGAGTAAGAAATTTTATAGCGGAGACTTTGAAAAGCAACCGCAAGAATATCCAGGCATTCAAAGCAAAATGTCACCTGTACCTGATACAGGTGAAGAAACGTATCAAGGGTCTAACAAATTAACTGGTAAGAAAGCTTTGATAACTGGTGGTGATTCAGGAATTGGACGTGCTGCCGCTATTGCCTATGCAAAAGAAGGCGCTGATGTCGCTATTAATTATCATCCAGAAGAAGAAAGTGATGCCCAAGATGTGAAAGCTGCTATTGAAAAAATCGGGCAAAAAATTGTCTTATTGCCTGGTGATTTACGTGAAGCTACTTTTGCACAAGAAATGGTAAAAGAAGCAGCTAGCCAATTAGGCGGACTCGATGTTCTCGTATTGAATGCTGGGATTCAACAGTATCAATATGATATTCAAAAATTAGATTCTAAACAACTACGTGATACTTTTGAAGTCAATGTTTTCTCTCAAGTTCATGCTATTCAAGAAGCGCTTAATTATTTAAAAGAAGGAAGCAGTATCATTTTAACATCTTCTATTCAAGGCGTGAAACCAAGTGCCCATTTAGTCGATTATGCTATGACAAAAAGCTGCAACATCTCTTTAACGAAAAGCTTAGCTGCTCAACTAGGTAGCCATGGTATCCGTGTGAATGCTGTTGCTCCAGGACCAATCTGGACGCCACTACAAATTAGTGGTGGTCAACCGCAAGAATCCATTCCTAAATTTGGACAAAATCAGCCTTTACAACGTGCAGGCCAACCAGCAGAATTAGCAAGTGCTTATGTATTGTTGGCTTCAGATGAGTCAAGCTATACTACCGGCCAAGTTTATGGGGTTACAGGTGGCGCACCGATTAATTAA
- a CDS encoding beta-glucoside-specific PTS transporter subunit IIABC, translating into MKYEQLAREILDNIGGTENINSVFHCITRLRFKLKNESIANTEKIKSLDGVISVLQSGGQYQVVIGNNVPDVYKAVLEVGGISAEGSNEGEGGGGNIFNRFIDMISGVFTPVLGVLAATGMIKGFAAMCLAFHWLTETSGTYQLLAAIGDCLFYFFPIFLGYTAMKKFGGNIFIGMAIGASLVYPTLAGIMAGKPLYVLFSGTVFESPIHITFLGIPVILMSYASSVIPIIVATWFGSKVEKILKKMIPDVVKTFLVPFFTLLIVVPITFLVIGPIATWAGHLLGAGTLWVYNLSPIIAGLLLGGFWQVFVIFGLHWGLLPIAINNIATVGGDPILAMTFGASFAQIGAVLAVLIKSKNQQLKSISVPAFISGIFGVTEPAIYGVTLPLKKPFIISCIGGAVGGAIIGVAGSKSYIIGGLGIFGIPSFIGKGEPIGTAFWAVMVGIVVSFVLSFILAYLFGFKDPVNASSEKPIIQEGETLIERETLVSPVTGIVKALGDVKDEAFSSEALGKGIAILPTEGKIFAPASGTVTTMFPTGHAIGITTNDGAEVLIHIGMDTVQLEGQYFTAHVKQGDKIEQGQLLSEFDIPAIQAAGYDITTPVVVTNTEKYLDILVVDEKNIKEGNRLITLVI; encoded by the coding sequence ATGAAATACGAGCAGTTAGCCAGGGAGATTCTCGATAATATCGGGGGAACAGAAAATATTAATAGTGTGTTTCATTGTATTACACGTCTAAGATTTAAACTTAAAAATGAGAGTATTGCGAATACAGAAAAAATTAAGTCATTAGATGGCGTTATCTCTGTCCTACAAAGTGGTGGACAGTACCAAGTAGTCATTGGTAATAACGTTCCCGATGTTTACAAAGCAGTGCTTGAAGTGGGTGGCATTAGCGCTGAAGGAAGCAATGAGGGAGAAGGTGGAGGAGGAAACATTTTTAATCGCTTTATTGATATGATTTCCGGCGTCTTTACACCAGTTCTTGGCGTTCTTGCTGCAACAGGTATGATTAAAGGTTTTGCCGCAATGTGCCTTGCCTTCCATTGGTTGACAGAAACATCTGGAACCTATCAATTGCTGGCTGCGATAGGAGATTGTCTGTTTTACTTTTTCCCAATTTTCCTAGGCTATACCGCGATGAAAAAATTTGGAGGAAATATTTTTATCGGAATGGCGATAGGGGCCTCACTTGTTTATCCGACATTAGCCGGAATTATGGCTGGAAAACCACTCTATGTATTGTTTTCCGGAACGGTTTTTGAGTCACCTATCCATATCACATTCCTTGGGATTCCAGTTATTCTAATGAGCTACGCTTCTTCTGTTATTCCAATTATTGTAGCTACATGGTTTGGTTCTAAAGTTGAGAAAATTCTGAAGAAAATGATTCCTGATGTTGTCAAAACTTTCTTAGTACCATTCTTTACATTACTGATTGTCGTACCAATTACGTTTTTAGTTATCGGACCAATTGCAACTTGGGCGGGACATTTACTTGGCGCAGGCACGCTTTGGGTTTATAATCTTAGCCCAATTATTGCAGGTTTACTTCTTGGTGGTTTTTGGCAGGTGTTTGTTATTTTTGGACTCCATTGGGGACTTCTTCCAATTGCCATTAATAACATCGCAACGGTTGGAGGTGACCCAATTTTAGCCATGACATTCGGAGCATCTTTTGCGCAAATTGGAGCAGTGCTTGCCGTATTAATTAAATCTAAAAACCAACAACTCAAATCCATTAGTGTACCAGCATTCATTTCCGGTATTTTCGGCGTAACAGAACCAGCAATTTATGGTGTTACTTTACCTTTGAAAAAACCTTTCATCATTAGCTGCATTGGTGGAGCAGTTGGTGGAGCAATCATTGGTGTTGCAGGTTCAAAAAGTTATATTATCGGAGGCCTTGGAATCTTTGGAATCCCAAGTTTCATTGGAAAAGGTGAACCAATTGGAACTGCTTTCTGGGCAGTTATGGTAGGGATCGTAGTAAGTTTCGTCCTAAGTTTTATCCTTGCTTATTTATTTGGATTTAAGGACCCAGTAAACGCATCTAGTGAAAAACCAATTATTCAAGAAGGCGAAACACTGATCGAACGTGAAACCCTTGTTAGTCCTGTTACAGGTATCGTTAAAGCGCTTGGCGATGTAAAGGATGAGGCATTTTCATCTGAAGCATTAGGAAAAGGCATTGCCATTTTACCAACAGAAGGAAAAATATTTGCTCCAGCATCAGGAACAGTAACAACGATGTTCCCTACAGGACATGCTATTGGAATCACAACGAACGACGGCGCAGAAGTGTTGATTCATATTGGAATGGATACTGTGCAACTTGAAGGTCAATACTTTACTGCTCATGTTAAACAAGGAGATAAGATTGAACAAGGTCAGCTTTTATCTGAATTTGATATTCCGGCAATTCAGGCAGCCGGATATGATATTACAACACCCGTTGTTGTAACCAACACAGAAAAATATTTGGACATACTTGTTGTCGATGAAAAAAATATTAAAGAAGGCAATCGTTTAATTACACTTGTCATCTAA
- a CDS encoding histidine phosphatase family protein, protein MKKHIWKIALVALLLLLIAGCGTTSSSKENSAETDKDPVVTIYATRHGKTMLNTTHRAQGWSDTPLTKQGIEVAEYLGKGIKDVDFKAAYSSDSGRAKETARIVLDTKGQKNLKVKASPDLREFCFGTYEGDLDDNMWGDAAKNLGYKTADDLLEQLNKGNITIEQSIAEIVKNDKSGMAEDYTTVRNRSQKKLKQIVENTKKNGGGNVLLVSHGLTIGAMVSDMTDKYKGQQLENASVTKITYKNNKFNVEYVGDTSYVEKGKENREL, encoded by the coding sequence ATGAAAAAACATATTTGGAAAATAGCTCTTGTTGCTTTGTTATTGCTACTGATTGCAGGTTGTGGCACTACTTCAAGCAGCAAAGAAAATAGCGCTGAAACAGATAAGGACCCGGTCGTTACAATTTATGCAACCCGCCACGGAAAAACGATGCTTAATACAACTCATCGTGCGCAAGGTTGGTCAGACACTCCACTTACAAAACAAGGGATAGAAGTAGCTGAATACTTAGGAAAAGGAATCAAGGACGTTGATTTTAAAGCAGCCTATTCAAGCGATTCCGGCCGAGCAAAAGAAACAGCAAGAATCGTTTTAGATACAAAAGGGCAAAAAAACCTAAAAGTAAAAGCAAGCCCTGATCTACGTGAATTTTGTTTTGGAACATATGAAGGTGATCTTGATGATAATATGTGGGGAGATGCAGCTAAAAATCTAGGTTATAAAACGGCAGATGATCTACTTGAACAACTAAACAAAGGCAATATCACAATCGAACAATCCATAGCAGAAATTGTAAAAAATGATAAATCTGGAATGGCCGAAGATTATACTACGGTAAGAAATCGCTCTCAAAAAAAATTAAAGCAAATTGTTGAAAATACTAAGAAAAATGGTGGAGGCAATGTCTTGCTAGTTAGCCATGGATTAACGATCGGAGCAATGGTTTCTGATATGACGGATAAATACAAAGGACAGCAATTAGAAAACGCTAGCGTGACAAAAATAACTTATAAAAATAATAAGTTTAACGTTGAATACGTTGGTGATACATCTTATGTAGAGAAGGGTAAAGAAAATCGTGAATTATAG
- a CDS encoding LD-carboxypeptidase: MKILPGSKIGIIACSDGCNISKSTKFHQMKVLLESKFNIEIIQANTLYASSTSPFSGPAKKRAQELMSFYQDEEIAAIFDVSGGNAANQILNYLDFDIIKKNPKPFVGYSDLTTILNAIYQKTGNQGYNFLLQNIVCSQKSLNNFKQVFIDDEKIPLHGKWLIGKYLGSSILLGGNIRCLLKLAGTKYFPDFTNKILLLESLSGLETSIATFIAQYEQIGVFSLCDAVVIGQFTEAKKNGKQEIIHRMFKDIGERYQIPVLQTTQVGHSSDSIPVPIGSTAIFS; this comes from the coding sequence ATGAAAATCCTACCAGGCAGCAAAATTGGCATAATTGCATGCTCAGATGGATGTAACATTTCGAAATCTACTAAATTCCATCAAATGAAAGTTCTACTAGAAAGCAAATTCAACATCGAAATCATTCAAGCAAATACATTATATGCCAGTTCAACCAGCCCCTTTAGCGGACCAGCTAAAAAACGAGCGCAAGAATTAATGTCTTTTTATCAAGATGAAGAGATCGCAGCTATTTTTGATGTTTCTGGGGGGAATGCAGCGAATCAAATTTTAAATTATCTTGATTTCGATATAATTAAAAAGAACCCAAAACCTTTTGTTGGTTATAGTGATTTAACTACAATTTTAAATGCCATTTACCAAAAAACAGGAAATCAAGGTTATAATTTCTTATTACAAAATATTGTTTGCAGTCAAAAAAGCTTAAACAATTTTAAACAAGTATTTATTGATGATGAAAAGATCCCTCTACATGGAAAATGGCTTATAGGGAAGTATTTGGGTAGTTCCATTTTACTTGGCGGTAATATCCGTTGTTTGCTCAAATTAGCGGGAACAAAGTATTTTCCAGATTTTACAAATAAAATTCTCCTTCTTGAATCTTTAAGTGGCTTAGAAACAAGTATCGCAACGTTTATTGCACAATATGAGCAGATCGGTGTTTTTTCTCTATGTGATGCAGTTGTGATTGGACAATTTACAGAAGCAAAGAAGAATGGGAAACAAGAGATAATTCATCGTATGTTTAAAGATATTGGTGAACGATATCAAATCCCAGTATTACAAACAACACAAGTTGGGCATTCCTCTGATTCAATCCCTGTTCCAATAGGATCCACAGCCATTTTTTCATAA
- a CDS encoding DUF4064 domain-containing protein translates to MKVEGLLGFLGAALGIGFSLMVLMIPGISQALEEESFVFYMLTLASLILCVAGLVGSFIVGSKPLLGGAMMVLAAIGCTMSVSIMFLIPISFLGLGGLIALINHEEGLVEE, encoded by the coding sequence ATGAAAGTAGAAGGCTTACTTGGATTTTTAGGAGCAGCACTTGGCATTGGATTTTCACTTATGGTGCTTATGATTCCAGGAATTTCACAAGCTTTAGAAGAGGAATCATTTGTATTTTATATGTTAACACTTGCGTCGCTAATATTATGTGTAGCCGGTCTAGTAGGTTCATTTATTGTAGGAAGCAAACCACTTCTAGGAGGCGCCATGATGGTGCTTGCTGCGATTGGTTGCACAATGAGCGTATCAATCATGTTTTTAATACCAATTTCATTTTTAGGTCTTGGCGGGTTGATTGCATTAATCAACCATGAAGAAGGACTTGTAGAGGAATAA
- a CDS encoding DedA family protein — MNFISWLVDFILHIDQHLVEIINTFGIWTYIILFLIVFIETGLVVFPFLPGDSLLFAGGALAVLNGSALNVVILIIVFWIAAVLGDTVNYHIGMKIGTAIPENSWFGKIINREKMEKAEAFFNKHGGKTIFAARFMPFIRTFAPFVAGASRMNYRYFLSYNIVGATVWVLLCTLAGYFFGNIPVIKDNFSLVAIGIIIVSILPMIISFMRARISKLR; from the coding sequence TTGAATTTTATTTCTTGGCTCGTTGATTTTATTTTGCATATTGATCAACACTTAGTAGAAATTATTAATACGTTTGGAATTTGGACATATATTATTTTATTTTTAATTGTGTTTATTGAAACAGGGCTCGTTGTTTTTCCTTTTTTACCAGGAGATTCGCTGCTTTTTGCAGGTGGTGCGTTAGCGGTATTAAACGGATCAGCTTTAAATGTTGTCATACTTATCATTGTTTTCTGGATTGCGGCTGTTCTTGGCGATACTGTTAATTACCACATTGGCATGAAAATCGGCACAGCTATTCCTGAAAATAGCTGGTTTGGTAAAATTATCAACCGCGAAAAAATGGAAAAAGCAGAGGCCTTTTTTAATAAGCATGGTGGAAAAACGATTTTTGCTGCGCGCTTCATGCCATTTATTCGGACATTTGCTCCATTTGTTGCGGGTGCCAGTCGAATGAATTATCGCTATTTCTTAAGTTATAATATTGTTGGCGCAACAGTATGGGTGCTTCTTTGTACATTAGCTGGCTATTTCTTTGGGAATATCCCGGTTATTAAGGATAATTTTTCATTAGTTGCTATCGGAATTATTATTGTTTCGATTCTCCCAATGATTATTTCATTTATGAGAGCAAGAATTTCGAAATTGCGATGA
- a CDS encoding ABC transporter ATP-binding protein, with the protein MLKVDNVNVSIKKTCILEGLTLHIDYGEVAGLVAPNGYGKTTLLKTIAGLTKIVSGDVFVEDVSLTKHSPFYNKNLFFFQNVESLYLNLTVLEHLEFVKKSWQSSKNIDFVIQTLKMESYKNKKVKQLSLGMKQHLLIAMAIISEASLILMDEPFNGLDPSSVKIVSHIIKQMANEKKSFLFSSHILSHIDLICSKVLFLKDKKIILVEDLLHQKFTNTEKNYNLLYEEISL; encoded by the coding sequence ATGCTAAAAGTAGATAATGTGAACGTTTCAATCAAAAAGACCTGTATTTTAGAGGGGTTAACTTTACATATCGATTATGGAGAAGTAGCCGGTTTAGTAGCGCCAAATGGTTACGGGAAAACAACGTTATTAAAAACAATTGCTGGTTTAACAAAAATCGTTAGTGGCGATGTATTTGTTGAAGATGTCTCATTAACTAAACATTCGCCTTTTTACAATAAAAACCTCTTTTTTTTCCAAAATGTTGAGTCATTATATTTAAATCTAACGGTCTTAGAACATTTAGAATTCGTGAAAAAATCGTGGCAATCTTCTAAAAATATTGATTTTGTCATTCAAACTTTAAAAATGGAGAGTTATAAAAATAAGAAAGTAAAACAACTTTCTTTAGGTATGAAGCAACATCTTTTGATTGCTATGGCGATTATTAGTGAAGCATCGTTAATTTTGATGGATGAGCCTTTTAATGGCCTTGATCCTTCAAGTGTTAAAATTGTTAGCCATATCATAAAACAAATGGCGAACGAAAAAAAGAGTTTCCTTTTTTCATCGCATATACTTAGTCATATTGATTTAATTTGTTCAAAAGTCCTTTTTTTAAAAGACAAAAAAATTATTTTAGTAGAAGATCTATTACATCAAAAATTTACAAATACCGAAAAAAATTATAATTTACTATACGAGGAGATTAGCTTATGA
- a CDS encoding ABC transporter permease subunit — MNLMTFEAKKFFRSRKNIAMFIASLFIVTGNYILITIYDNTEVEKNFYSVNAGELSNSISELESVAKNQPEAKKALEITKKEYEIVNHQVLAIEQKDWKTFLNEQVEYDKLQLQGMQQGTVPLEEQQIRDIHKNIALNSYLAAHDLKPEIAGVNKMGFNYTYHLLKLLMPFIGTLFVIILAIDVLNSEKINKSRDFINTLPFSKTRILHAKMATYIIYVSILLLFVVILAFVVGSIFSGAGSWNYPIAYQGISPEEVTIVSVSIYIMKYLALMLILIIFLIFLMTFISLFIQNDFIVLIVGLVVVLLPYSLSVYSSLVSGNMALFPVFYFNFTDILSGKALLANANLTFKNAILCLSLYSLLLYMLIFGTVRFKQRI; from the coding sequence ATGAATTTAATGACATTTGAAGCAAAAAAGTTTTTTCGTTCAAGAAAAAATATTGCGATGTTTATCGCCAGTTTGTTCATTGTCACTGGCAACTATATCCTTATTACGATATATGATAATACAGAAGTTGAGAAAAATTTTTATTCTGTGAATGCTGGAGAACTAAGCAATTCTATCTCTGAATTAGAAAGCGTGGCTAAAAACCAACCAGAAGCAAAAAAAGCTTTAGAAATTACAAAAAAAGAATACGAAATCGTTAACCATCAAGTTTTAGCCATTGAACAAAAAGACTGGAAAACTTTTTTGAATGAACAAGTTGAATACGATAAGTTACAGTTACAAGGTATGCAGCAAGGTACAGTGCCTTTAGAAGAACAACAAATTCGGGATATACATAAAAACATTGCGCTAAATAGCTATTTAGCGGCTCATGACTTAAAACCTGAAATTGCGGGTGTAAATAAGATGGGCTTCAATTATACATATCATTTGCTAAAATTGTTGATGCCTTTTATCGGAACCTTATTTGTGATCATTTTAGCTATTGATGTTCTTAATTCTGAAAAAATTAATAAAAGCCGTGATTTTATAAATACATTACCTTTTAGTAAAACGCGGATTCTTCATGCAAAAATGGCTACTTACATTATTTATGTTAGTATTTTACTTTTATTCGTGGTTATTCTAGCTTTTGTCGTAGGTAGCATATTTAGCGGTGCGGGTAGTTGGAATTATCCAATTGCTTATCAGGGTATTTCTCCGGAAGAGGTTACGATAGTTAGCGTGTCAATTTATATAATGAAATATTTAGCGTTAATGCTGATCTTAATTATTTTTCTCATATTCTTGATGACTTTTATTAGCTTATTTATTCAAAATGATTTCATCGTTTTGATTGTTGGATTAGTTGTTGTTTTACTGCCATATTCTTTGAGTGTTTATAGCTCTTTAGTAAGCGGCAATATGGCTCTGTTTCCTGTTTTTTATTTTAATTTTACGGATATTTTAAGTGGAAAGGCGTTACTTGCGAATGCGAATCTCACTTTTAAAAATGCGATTTTATGTTTGTCATTATATAGCCTACTATTATACATGTTGATTTTTGGTACGGTGCGTTTTAAACAAAGAATATAA
- the rpsR gene encoding 30S ribosomal protein S18: protein MAGGRRGGRRRKKVCYFTANGITHIDYKDVELLKKFVSERGKILPRRVTGTCAKHQRKLTVAIKRARQMALLPFVADEK from the coding sequence ATGGCTGGAGGACGCAGAGGTGGCCGTCGTCGTAAGAAGGTATGTTACTTCACAGCGAACGGCATTACACACATCGACTATAAAGATGTAGAACTTCTTAAAAAATTCGTTTCCGAACGAGGCAAGATCTTACCTCGTCGTGTAACTGGCACATGCGCTAAACACCAACGTAAACTTACTGTTGCTATCAAACGCGCTCGTCAAATGGCTTTACTTCCATTTGTTGCTGACGAAAAATAA
- the ssb gene encoding single-stranded DNA-binding protein produces the protein MMNRVILVGRLTKDPELRYTPSGVAVATFTLAVNRTFTNQQGEREADFINCVVWRKPAENVANFLKKGSLAGVDGRVQTRNYEGQDGKRVYVTEVVAESVQFLEPRNSNQGSTNGYQNSAGNNYNQQNTSNGYNQNQQSSSQGFQQSNNDPFANDGKPIDISDDDLPF, from the coding sequence ATGATGAACCGTGTAATTTTAGTAGGCCGTTTAACAAAAGATCCAGAACTTCGCTATACTCCATCAGGTGTAGCTGTTGCGACTTTTACACTAGCTGTTAATCGCACATTTACAAACCAACAAGGAGAACGTGAAGCGGACTTTATTAATTGCGTAGTTTGGCGGAAACCGGCTGAAAACGTAGCAAATTTCCTTAAAAAAGGAAGCCTTGCTGGTGTTGACGGTCGCGTTCAAACACGAAATTATGAGGGACAAGACGGCAAGCGTGTATATGTAACAGAAGTGGTTGCTGAAAGTGTTCAATTTCTAGAACCGCGTAATTCAAACCAGGGTAGCACGAATGGCTATCAGAATTCCGCTGGTAACAATTACAACCAACAGAATACTAGCAATGGATACAATCAGAACCAACAATCCTCATCTCAAGGTTTTCAGCAATCAAACAACGATCCTTTTGCAAATGATGGCAAACCAATCGACATTTCCGACGATGATTTACCATTCTAA
- the rpsF gene encoding 30S ribosomal protein S6: MAKKYEIMYIIRPNIEDEDKKALVERFNEILTNNGAEIIESKEWGKRRLAYEIQDFHDGFYHIVKMTADKADSINEFDRLAKINDDIIRHMVTKEEE, translated from the coding sequence ATGGCTAAAAAGTACGAAATCATGTACATTATCCGCCCAAACATTGAAGACGAAGATAAAAAAGCTCTAGTAGAACGCTTTAACGAAATCTTAACAAACAATGGCGCGGAAATCATCGAATCTAAAGAATGGGGAAAACGTCGCTTGGCTTACGAAATCCAAGACTTCCATGACGGTTTTTACCACATTGTTAAGATGACAGCTGACAAAGCAGATTCTATCAACGAATTTGACCGTTTAGCAAAAATCAATGATGATATCATTCGTCATATGGTTACTAAAGAAGAAGAATAA
- a CDS encoding accessory gene regulator B family protein, with product MSSTTQKLAFSEKLANRIISKERWKDDEEGYLKVKYGLEVIIINVTKLVIVWVAALILGVFFQMLVVHLTYLILRRYSFGLHAKNSFVCTLTSLAMFALGPFLFQNVSSNNIAVVMVFAFVLFNMYLFAPADTESLPLMNKDNRKKLKRKAVVSTVIITGITVFIPFAEMKTLIMLGALYQAICINPITYKVLRRQYQNYRFYESEV from the coding sequence TTGAGTAGCACAACCCAAAAATTAGCTTTTAGCGAGAAATTAGCAAATCGGATTATTTCCAAAGAACGTTGGAAAGATGATGAGGAAGGTTACTTAAAAGTTAAGTACGGGTTAGAAGTCATTATCATTAATGTCACCAAGTTGGTGATCGTTTGGGTGGCTGCACTGATTTTAGGTGTATTTTTCCAAATGTTGGTCGTGCATCTTACATATCTTATTTTGCGCCGTTATTCATTCGGCTTACATGCAAAAAATAGCTTTGTTTGTACACTGACTAGTCTAGCGATGTTTGCTTTGGGCCCATTTTTATTTCAAAATGTTTCTTCTAATAACATAGCTGTCGTGATGGTATTTGCCTTTGTGTTATTCAATATGTATTTATTTGCTCCAGCTGATACTGAAAGCTTGCCGTTGATGAACAAGGACAATCGAAAAAAATTAAAGAGAAAAGCAGTGGTGAGTACTGTGATAATAACGGGAATTACAGTGTTCATACCATTTGCAGAGATGAAAACATTAATCATGTTAGGAGCGTTATATCAAGCGATCTGTATCAATCCAATCACGTACAAAGTTTTAAGAAGGCAGTATCAGAACTATCGTTTTTATGAATCAGAAGTTTAG
- a CDS encoding CPBP family intramembrane glutamic endopeptidase: MIKRWKLLIVGFFGTIFMQFILTLGTLAIGKDMRLNLDGLNGLQMLLVGVYSLYGLMTAITEELYFRYLFFSTVKQKLARLLILFISSALFGLAHYWQVTSFDQLLSYFVAGLFLGFDNEKNLVSDGYSCS, translated from the coding sequence ATGATTAAACGATGGAAATTACTAATCGTTGGATTCTTTGGAACAATTTTTATGCAGTTTATTTTAACGTTGGGAACGCTAGCGATTGGGAAAGATATGCGCCTTAATCTTGATGGACTGAATGGGTTGCAGATGCTTCTAGTTGGGGTTTATTCACTGTATGGATTAATGACAGCGATTACAGAAGAATTGTATTTCCGCTATTTATTTTTTAGTACTGTTAAGCAGAAACTGGCGAGACTGCTTATTTTATTTATTTCAAGCGCATTATTTGGCTTAGCACACTACTGGCAAGTTACTTCCTTTGATCAATTGCTCTCTTATTTTGTGGCGGGGCTATTTTTAGGATTTGATAACGAAAAAAATTTGGTATCCGATGGTTATTCATGTAGTTAA
- a CDS encoding cyclic lactone autoinducer peptide, producing MNKNFKDYLMEKIEKKSMEIAEVSSRKSCLAFTYEPSHPCIKMQEKQNKQ from the coding sequence ATGAACAAAAATTTTAAAGATTATTTAATGGAAAAAATTGAAAAAAAATCAATGGAAATAGCTGAGGTGTCTTCTCGTAAAAGCTGCTTAGCTTTTACTTATGAACCTAGTCATCCATGTATAAAAATGCAAGAAAAACAAAACAAACAATAA